The following are encoded together in the Oncorhynchus masou masou isolate Uvic2021 chromosome 5, UVic_Omas_1.1, whole genome shotgun sequence genome:
- the LOC135539578 gene encoding ADP-ribosylation factor-related protein 1-like gives MYTLLSGLYKYVFQKDEYCILILGLDNAGKTTFLEQTKTKFSKNYKGMNLSKITTTVGLNIGTIDVGKARLMFWDLGGQEELQSLWDKYYAESHGVIYVIDSTDEERLAESKEAFEKMISSEVLEGVPLLVLANKQDVENCMSVPDIKTTFSDCAPKIGKRDCLVQPCTAITGQGVNEGIEWMVKCVIRNIHRPPRLKDIT, from the exons ATGTACACCTTATTATCTGGTCTGTACAAATACGTGTTCCAGAAGGACGAATACTGCATCTTGATCCTAGGACTTGACAATGCAGGAAAAACC ACCTTTTTGGAACAGACCAAGACCAAGTTCAGTAAGAACTACAAGGGAATGAATTTGTCCAAGATCACCACTACAGTTGGACTTAACA TTGGCACAATCGATGTGGGCAAAGCTCGTCTAATGTTCTGGGACCTTGGTGGTCAAGAGGAGCTTCAGTCGCTATGGGACAAA TACTACGCCGAGTCCCACGGTGTGATCTATGTTATAGACTCCACCGATGAGGAGCGACTAGCAGAATCAAAAGAGGCATTTG AGAAAATGATCAGCAGTGAGGTGTTGGAAGGTGTGCCTCTCCTGGTGCTCGCCAACAAGCAGGATGTGGAG AACTGTATGTCTGTGCCGGACATCAAAACCACTTTTAGTGACTGTGCACCAAAGATTGGAAAACGAGATTGCCTGGTGCAGCCTTGCACAGCCATAACAGG GCAGGGGGTTAACGAAGGCATCGAGTGGATGGTGAAGTGCGTCATCAGAAACATTCACCGGCCACCGAGACTGAAGGACATCACATAG
- the LOC135539579 gene encoding stathmin-3-like gives MASTVSAYSDKIKEMSMLSLICSCFHSQPHPNSLYQYGDMEVKSLNKRASGQAFEVILKAPADLSPDRPQPLFSPPKKDLSLEELQKRLEAAEERRKSQEALLLKQLAEKREHEREVLHKALEENNNFSKMAEEKLNYKMEVNKENREAHLNALKQRLREKEIHADEVRRNKELQADLSG, from the exons CCTACTCAGACAAGATCAAAGAGATGTCCATGCTGTCTCTGATCTGCTCCTGCTTCCACTCACAACCACATCCCAACAGCCTCTACCAATATGGAG ACATGGAAGTGAAGTCCCTAAACAAGCGGGCATCCGGCCAGGCCTTCGAGGTCATCCTGAAGGCCCCCGCTGACCTCTCTCCTGACAGGCCCCAGCCGCTGTTCTCTCCCCCTAAGAAGGACCTCTCTCTGGAGGAGCTCCAGAAGAGGCTAGAGGctgcggaggagaggaggaag tctcaGGAGGCCCTGCTCCTGAAGCAGCTGGCTGAGAAGCGGGAGCATGAGCGAGAGGTGCTCCACAAGGCCCTGGAGGAGAACAACAACTTCAGCAAGATGGCAGAGGAGAAACTCAACTACAAGATGGAGGTCAACAAAGAGAACCGCGAGGCCCACCTGAATGCGCTCAAGCAGAGGCTCCGTGAGAAG GAAATCCATGCCGATGAGGTCCGTAGAAACAAGGAACTCCAAGCTGACCTCTCTGGTTGA